Proteins from a genomic interval of Epinephelus fuscoguttatus linkage group LG16, E.fuscoguttatus.final_Chr_v1:
- the marveld1 gene encoding MARVEL domain-containing protein 1 codes for MPPQPPQPPQPQVRKNILKFLKSFLGIIRILQVVFGAGLCVTIAANKYEGSIHFVLFVAVLFWLLTLALFFLTLLEKQDLVPLLGGERWLSTNLAHDVAATALYLPAIGIMIYKTKRNSYCNLEQYEHPCMYKVYLTAAVFACLCCLAYLLSVIYGACRKCRGEQTVI; via the coding sequence atgcCACCCCAACCTCCCCAACCTCCCCAGCCGCAGGTGAGGAAGAATATCCTTAAGTTCCTCAAGAGTTTTTTGGGAATCATCCGGATCCTGCAGGTTGTGTTTGGGGCCGGGCTGTGTGTCACCATCGCCGCAAACAAATACGAAGGATCCATCCACTTCGTCCTGTTCGTGGCGGTCCTCTTCTGGCTCCTCACCCTCGCCCTGTTCTTCCTCaccctgctggaaaagcaggacCTGGTCCCGCTGCTGGGAGGGGAGCGCTGGTTGTCCACCAACCTGGCGCACGACGTGGCCGCCACCGCGCTCTACCTGCCGGCCATAGGGATCATGATCTACAAGACCAAACGCAACTCGTACTGCAACCTGGAGCAGTACGAGCACCCCTGTATGTACAAGGTCTACCTGACGGCCGCCGTGTTCGCCTGCCTGTGCTGCCTGGCTTACCTCCTGTCCGTTATTTATGGAGCGTGCAGGAAGTGTCGGGGAGAACAGACGGTCATCTGA
- the LOC125903501 gene encoding arginine vasopressin-induced protein 1-like has protein sequence MPPSPVFLRMDTGPASPPSSMVVGPSSLWRLAERRSRKAGSANIFSNVNLWQLQRLFRAAGDQDAEQRAQLVWGHRDEAELAQALIGLRARSHRRGLRANGREALGSHWLRAFNHLRIGESSPSSQGKDPGDDSDPEAGAHSSPEPCRHTSIGTTGRGTGATVVLTESQGPAGTSERPVRTSSGLRRGGENNPERYLHRILH, from the exons ATGCCACCTTCTCCAGTGTTTCTCCGGATGGATACCGGACCCgcctcccctccttcctccatGGTGGTCGGCCCTTCCTCGCTGTGGCGGCTGGCTGAGAGGAGGAGCCGGAAGGCTGGCTCGGCGAACATTTTCAGCAACGTGAATCTGTGGCAGCTCCAGAGACTGTTCAGGGCAGCGGGGGATCAGGATGCGGAGCAGAGGGCCCAGCTGGTTTGGGGTCACAGAGATGAGGCAGAACTGGCTCAGGCCTTGATAGGACTGAGGGCCCGAAGTCACAGGAGAGGGCTGAGGGCTAACGGGAGAGAGGCGCTGGGCTCACACTGGCTACGAGCCTTCAATCACCTCAG GATCGGGGAAAGCTCGCCAAGCAGCCAGGGAAAGGATCCAGGTGATGACAGTGATCCCGAGGCAGGAGCACACAGCAGTCCAGAGCCTTGCCGACACACTTCCATAGGGACAACAGGAAGAGGTACAGGGGCCACAGTGGTACTAACTGAGAGCCAGGGCCCTGCAGGGACTTCTGAGAGACCAGTCAGGACCAGCTCAggactgaggagaggaggagagaacaaCCCAGAGAGATACCTCCACAGAATACTCCACTGA